The Eubacteriaceae bacterium Marseille-Q4139 genome has a window encoding:
- a CDS encoding DUF4366 domain-containing protein, which produces MNKFDLMSKDALSKMEELVNASRLNELLHRKEEEEKKKNCILWVLAIIGAVAAVAAIAYGVYRFFTPDYLEDFEDDFDDDFDDDFFEDEEEKPAKAEEKEEKPEA; this is translated from the coding sequence ATGAATAAGTTCGATTTGATGAGTAAGGATGCTCTGAGCAAGATGGAGGAGTTGGTAAACGCTTCCAGACTGAATGAACTGCTCCACAGGAAAGAGGAAGAGGAGAAAAAGAAAAACTGCATCCTCTGGGTGTTGGCCATCATTGGCGCGGTAGCGGCAGTGGCAGCAATCGCTTACGGCGTGTACCGTTTCTTTACGCCGGATTACCTGGAAGATTTTGAGGATGACTTTGACGATGATTTCGACGATGACTTCTTCGAGGATGAGGAGGAGAAGCCGGCGAAAGCAGAGGAGAAGGAAGAGAAACCGGAAGCATAA
- the rlmD gene encoding 23S rRNA (uracil(1939)-C(5))-methyltransferase RlmD produces MKKGEIYTGIVERVDFPNKGILFVDGEKVTVKHVLPGQTVEFAVTKQRKGKYEGRLLSVVLRSEAEYEKPRCPHAGVCGGCSYQSLPYEEQLKLKESQVRALLDGVCGGYEFEGIKGSPLTEGYRNKMEFSFGDAQKDGPLELGMHKRGSFYDVVTVDKCCLVHPDCCRILSETLSLFREHGTGFYKKLSHVGYLRHLLVRRGVKTGEILVDLVTTTQTEGISALGWNEAELLEEWKKRLLELPLDGTFAGILHTKNDSLADVVKNDGTETLYGQDFFYEELLGLKFKITPFSFFQTNSLGAEVLYSTAREYIGDTSGQRVFDLYSGTGTIAQILAPVAEHVTGVEIVEEAVEAAKENAALNGLSNCDFIAGDVLKVLDTLEERPDLIVLDPPRDGIHPKALPKIMDYGVERIVYVSCKPTSLVRDLAVLMDGGYVVEKICLVDMFPGTGHVETVVLLTQK; encoded by the coding sequence ATGAAGAAAGGCGAGATTTATACAGGCATTGTGGAACGAGTCGATTTCCCCAATAAGGGGATTCTTTTTGTGGACGGCGAAAAGGTCACGGTAAAACATGTGCTGCCGGGACAGACCGTGGAGTTTGCCGTGACAAAGCAGAGAAAGGGAAAGTATGAGGGACGGCTTTTGTCGGTGGTCTTGCGGTCGGAAGCGGAGTATGAAAAGCCGCGCTGTCCCCATGCCGGTGTCTGCGGCGGCTGTTCGTATCAGTCGCTTCCATATGAGGAGCAGTTAAAGCTCAAGGAGAGCCAGGTGCGCGCGCTTTTAGACGGCGTGTGCGGGGGATATGAATTTGAGGGGATTAAGGGCAGCCCGCTCACGGAAGGGTACCGGAATAAGATGGAGTTTTCTTTCGGTGATGCACAAAAGGACGGGCCTCTGGAGCTGGGAATGCATAAGAGGGGGAGCTTTTATGATGTGGTGACCGTGGACAAGTGCTGTCTGGTGCATCCGGACTGCTGCCGGATTCTGTCGGAGACGCTTTCTTTGTTCCGGGAGCATGGGACGGGATTCTATAAGAAGCTTTCGCATGTGGGATACCTGCGGCATCTGCTTGTGCGCCGCGGCGTGAAGACCGGAGAGATCCTTGTGGATCTTGTGACGACGACGCAGACGGAGGGAATCAGCGCACTTGGATGGAACGAGGCGGAGCTTTTGGAAGAGTGGAAAAAGCGGCTTCTGGAGCTTCCGTTGGACGGGACGTTTGCCGGTATCCTTCATACGAAAAACGACAGCCTGGCCGATGTGGTGAAGAATGACGGGACGGAAACTCTGTACGGGCAGGACTTTTTCTATGAGGAGCTTTTGGGATTAAAGTTTAAGATTACGCCGTTCTCCTTTTTCCAGACCAATTCTCTGGGGGCTGAGGTCTTATATTCGACGGCGCGGGAGTATATCGGTGATACGAGCGGACAGAGGGTGTTTGATCTGTACAGCGGTACCGGTACCATCGCCCAGATTCTAGCGCCGGTGGCCGAGCATGTGACAGGCGTGGAAATCGTGGAGGAGGCCGTCGAGGCGGCAAAGGAGAATGCGGCGCTCAACGGGCTTTCCAACTGCGATTTTATCGCCGGGGATGTGTTAAAGGTGCTGGATACGCTTGAGGAACGGCCGGACTTGATTGTTCTCGACCCGCCGCGGGATGGGATCCACCCGAAGGCGCTGCCGAAGATTATGGATTATGGCGTGGAACGGATTGTGTATGTGTCCTGCAAGCCGACGAGTCTGGTGAGAGATTTGGCGGTGCTGATGGATGGGGGGTATGTTGTTGAGAAGATTTGTTTGGTGGATATGTTTCCGGGGACTGGGCATGTCGAGACGGTTGTCTTATTAACCCAAAAATAA
- a CDS encoding IS256 family transposase: protein MSEKIVQLNEEVIKGQIKELVRGSVEETLNELLEAEAEKLTQAARYERNEQRQGYRSGHYNRNLTTTSGDVTLKVPKLKGISFETAIIERYRRRESSVEEALIEMYLAGVSVRRVEDITEALWGSKVSPSTISELNKKAYVHIEDWRNRPLQGGRYPYVYVDGIYLRRNWGGEFENVAILVAIAVNEDGYREVLGAAEGMKEDKSSWVSFFQWLRGRGLDGVKLIVGDKCLGMLEAVGEVFPEAKYQRCTVHFYRNVFSVTPRSKVKLVAKMLKAVHAQESKKAAREKAKAVVEELRSMKLKEAAKKVEDGIEETLTYCDFPSEHWTRIRTNNVIERLNREIRRRTRVVGSFPDGNSALMLVCARLRHVAGTQWGNKKYMNMKHLEAALEDASIAG from the coding sequence ATGTCCGAAAAGATTGTACAGCTTAACGAGGAAGTAATCAAGGGTCAAATCAAAGAACTGGTACGAGGCAGCGTAGAGGAAACCCTCAACGAACTGCTGGAGGCCGAGGCGGAGAAGCTGACCCAGGCGGCCCGGTACGAGCGCAATGAGCAGCGTCAGGGCTATCGCAGCGGCCACTACAACCGTAACCTCACCACCACTTCCGGGGACGTCACTCTCAAGGTTCCCAAACTCAAGGGAATCTCTTTTGAAACCGCCATCATTGAGCGGTATCGCCGCCGGGAGAGCAGCGTGGAAGAAGCCCTCATTGAGATGTACCTGGCAGGCGTATCCGTTCGGCGTGTGGAGGATATTACCGAGGCCCTCTGGGGTAGCAAAGTCTCTCCCTCCACTATAAGTGAGTTAAACAAGAAAGCGTATGTCCACATCGAGGATTGGCGGAACCGTCCTCTGCAAGGCGGACGATATCCGTATGTCTATGTGGATGGGATCTATCTGCGCCGTAACTGGGGCGGCGAATTTGAAAACGTAGCCATTCTTGTGGCAATTGCGGTCAATGAGGACGGATACCGTGAGGTTCTGGGTGCCGCCGAGGGCATGAAGGAGGACAAGTCCAGCTGGGTCAGCTTCTTCCAGTGGCTGCGTGGCCGAGGTCTGGACGGTGTGAAACTCATTGTTGGAGACAAGTGCCTTGGTATGCTGGAGGCCGTGGGAGAAGTATTCCCCGAAGCCAAGTACCAGCGCTGTACCGTCCACTTTTACCGCAATGTATTCTCGGTCACGCCTCGCTCCAAGGTGAAGCTGGTGGCAAAGATGCTCAAGGCGGTCCACGCCCAGGAAAGCAAGAAAGCAGCCCGGGAAAAGGCCAAAGCTGTGGTGGAAGAACTGCGCTCCATGAAACTGAAAGAGGCGGCCAAGAAGGTAGAGGATGGCATTGAGGAGACGCTGACCTACTGCGATTTTCCCAGCGAGCACTGGACTCGCATCCGTACCAATAACGTTATTGAACGACTCAACCGGGAGATCCGCCGCCGTACCCGTGTGGTGGGCAGTTTCCCGGACGGCAATTCCGCCCTTATGCTGGTCTGTGCCCGGCTGCGCCATGTGGCCGGCACCCAGTGGGGCAACAAGAAGTACATGAACATGAAGCACCTGGAGGCAGCCCTTGAAGATGCCTCCATTGCTGGCTGA
- a CDS encoding RNA polymerase sigma factor codes for MYLIRYGKDVYSFCCYLTANRTEADDLYQDTFVKAMERGITLDRNPKSFLLSIACKLWKNKRRKDLNAGRLFCREDVSCINENDFQMRHENSAEAIAMQNDTNARIQNAVRKLPEKLKITALLYYMEERSVEEIADILHIPKGTVKSRLFQARKRLYKELEEVL; via the coding sequence TTGTACCTTATCCGATACGGAAAAGATGTATATTCCTTTTGCTGTTATTTAACGGCAAACAGAACGGAGGCAGACGACCTTTACCAGGATACGTTTGTAAAGGCGATGGAACGGGGGATAACGCTTGACCGGAATCCGAAAAGCTTTCTTTTAAGCATTGCCTGCAAATTGTGGAAAAACAAGCGGCGCAAGGACTTAAATGCAGGCAGGCTTTTTTGCAGAGAAGATGTTTCCTGCATAAATGAGAACGATTTTCAAATGAGACATGAAAATTCGGCGGAAGCGATAGCCATGCAAAACGATACGAATGCCAGAATCCAAAATGCCGTGAGAAAACTGCCTGAAAAATTGAAAATCACAGCACTTTTATATTATATGGAGGAGAGAAGCGTCGAGGAGATTGCCGATATCCTTCATATACCGAAAGGGACAGTCAAAAGCAGGCTGTTTCAGGCAAGAAAACGCTTATATAAAGAGCTGGAGGAAGTATTATGA
- a CDS encoding DUF4179 domain-containing protein: MNHDFDTKIKNAMKPSWEADVWLNQKIIDKIGEGNYAKRRRIKNPAAAALAICFVMLSSIGVVAAAKYFHAAHVAERIGDKKLSKAFRENMTAEINETQRIGDYTFTLLGIVSGKDLSELESMIKEERLDDRTYAALAITKSDGSGMTEKDENGYQKGYLDQFFVSPLIEGYEPWSYNIHSFHGNAACFVEDGVLYWLAECDNLESFASRTVYLCATETAGSMKAAYLFDESSGAISRNEEYEGFNALFTLPFDESKASEEAAEEYLEKIQNQETKDVHDAHAEYGLDEEWLASLPQKDRESILEAYEFAASVNRDNIDELCVPVEQSRQTVYPDPDGMIVFTDRSGGSSEKFLAEWFFIDFEDGEYGMSEHISYGYSEEGIESLRFTAYSKNADGSYTRLEYVPR; this comes from the coding sequence ATGAATCATGATTTTGACACCAAAATAAAAAACGCGATGAAACCTTCATGGGAGGCAGACGTTTGGCTGAATCAAAAGATTATTGACAAAATTGGAGAGGGGAATTATGCGAAGAGAAGGCGGATCAAGAATCCGGCGGCTGCGGCCCTGGCGATATGTTTTGTGATGCTCAGTTCGATTGGAGTCGTGGCGGCAGCAAAATATTTTCATGCGGCGCATGTCGCAGAAAGGATAGGAGATAAAAAGCTTTCAAAAGCATTCCGGGAGAACATGACAGCCGAAATCAATGAAACGCAGAGGATTGGAGACTATACGTTTACGCTGTTGGGCATAGTGTCCGGGAAGGATTTGTCTGAACTGGAATCCATGATAAAGGAGGAGCGCCTTGATGACCGAACGTATGCTGCGCTGGCGATAACAAAGTCTGATGGGAGCGGAATGACGGAAAAAGATGAAAATGGATATCAAAAGGGGTATCTGGATCAATTTTTTGTGTCGCCGCTCATAGAAGGATATGAACCATGGAGCTATAACATCCATTCCTTCCATGGAAATGCCGCATGCTTTGTGGAAGACGGCGTATTATACTGGTTAGCAGAATGCGACAATCTGGAGAGCTTTGCCAGCCGCACAGTGTATCTTTGTGCAACAGAAACAGCCGGCAGCATGAAGGCTGCGTATTTGTTTGACGAAAGTTCCGGTGCAATATCACGAAATGAGGAATACGAGGGCTTTAATGCCTTGTTTACACTGCCATTCGATGAAAGCAAAGCATCCGAGGAAGCCGCAGAGGAATACTTGGAAAAAATCCAAAATCAGGAGACGAAGGATGTGCATGACGCTCATGCGGAGTATGGGCTTGATGAAGAATGGCTGGCGTCCCTGCCTCAGAAGGACAGAGAGAGCATTCTGGAAGCTTACGAATTTGCAGCATCGGTGAATCGGGACAATATTGATGAGCTGTGCGTCCCGGTTGAGCAGTCACGGCAGACCGTGTATCCGGATCCGGACGGGATGATTGTTTTTACTGACCGGAGCGGCGGCAGCAGTGAGAAGTTTCTCGCAGAATGGTTTTTCATCGACTTTGAAGACGGAGAATATGGGATGTCGGAACATATCAGCTATGGATATTCGGAAGAGGGGATCGAGAGCCTGCGGTTTACTGCTTACAGCAAAAATGCAGACGGTTCTTATACGAGATTGGAGTATGTGCCAAGATAG
- a CDS encoding EamA family transporter produces MEKHLSRHTYGVLCCIAGAVSWGISGAISEAFFQRYTADPVWVTAVRMTAAGIFLMVWVTAKKQLCFGDLMKDKKSLFQIAAFSLAGLMLCQLAYLNAIRWTNSGTATVLQNLSIVFVAVFLCITSKKLPEKPILIGIALALFGVWLISTGGTPGSMELTPKGLFWGLAAGLGAASYSLLSRRPVERWGSLPVTGMGMLIGGLVLSAAVRAWEIPAGLDLYALVLLSAIVLLGTVGAFSLFLQGIRMAGPMKASLLSCLEPLTAAFLSAFWLHSSFSAAELVGFACILATVFLIRE; encoded by the coding sequence ATGGAAAAACATTTAAGCAGACACACGTACGGCGTCCTCTGCTGTATAGCCGGTGCCGTCAGCTGGGGTATCTCCGGCGCCATCAGTGAAGCATTCTTTCAAAGATACACAGCAGACCCGGTCTGGGTGACAGCCGTCCGCATGACCGCGGCAGGGATTTTTCTCATGGTCTGGGTCACCGCCAAAAAGCAACTTTGCTTCGGCGACCTCATGAAAGATAAAAAATCACTGTTCCAAATCGCCGCTTTCTCCCTGGCAGGCCTTATGCTCTGCCAGCTTGCATATCTCAATGCAATCCGCTGGACAAATTCCGGCACGGCAACGGTGCTCCAGAACCTGTCCATCGTGTTCGTCGCAGTCTTTCTCTGCATTACTTCGAAGAAGCTGCCGGAAAAACCGATCCTTATTGGCATCGCACTGGCGCTTTTCGGCGTCTGGCTGATTTCCACAGGCGGAACCCCGGGCAGCATGGAACTGACCCCCAAAGGGCTTTTCTGGGGTCTGGCCGCGGGCCTCGGCGCCGCCAGCTACTCCCTTCTCTCCAGGCGGCCGGTGGAGCGTTGGGGAAGCCTCCCCGTTACGGGCATGGGCATGCTGATCGGCGGCCTTGTCCTCTCCGCGGCCGTCAGGGCATGGGAAATTCCGGCCGGACTGGATCTCTATGCACTGGTACTTTTATCAGCCATTGTCCTTCTGGGCACCGTCGGGGCATTTTCCCTGTTTCTCCAGGGCATCCGCATGGCCGGCCCGATGAAGGCCTCCCTGCTCTCCTGCCTGGAACCTCTGACAGCCGCTTTCCTTTCCGCCTTCTGGCTGCATTCCAGCTTTTCTGCGGCAGAGCTCGTTGGCTTTGCATGCATTTTGGCAACAGTTTTTCTGATACGGGAGTGA
- a CDS encoding AraC family transcriptional regulator: MIINSLKVGKDSEEELQRILPGFPVSVYQTDFSRRDYQRVNWHWHDDFQLCCVTKGEVLFSAAGRGWNVPAGTGIFINRRLAHMAEPRQPSSAYYCVDVSPELLCPAACEELWARMLAPFEEEESAPCFLFDGSHPDGARLMRAVHRIVSLSMERERPGWEQLLWGELLMAWPAVLCCFRGETSRGNARSNERLQMLLAYLNCHYSEKVSLREAAEQVFLCPEECARFFKRMTGKTMFGYLMEYRIERSMELLGSTEFSAAEIAAQTGFSSQSYFTVCFRRQTGLTPNQYRKGLAAPAKI; the protein is encoded by the coding sequence ATGATTATAAACAGCTTGAAAGTAGGAAAAGACAGCGAAGAGGAGCTTCAGAGGATTCTGCCGGGATTTCCCGTTTCCGTCTACCAGACGGATTTTTCCAGGCGGGATTATCAACGGGTCAACTGGCACTGGCATGATGATTTCCAGCTATGCTGTGTGACAAAAGGAGAAGTGCTGTTTTCGGCTGCCGGGAGGGGATGGAATGTCCCTGCCGGAACGGGGATTTTTATCAACCGCCGGCTGGCACATATGGCCGAGCCGCGCCAGCCATCATCGGCCTATTACTGTGTCGACGTTTCGCCGGAGCTTCTCTGCCCCGCGGCATGTGAAGAACTGTGGGCGCGGATGCTGGCGCCTTTTGAGGAAGAAGAGAGTGCTCCGTGCTTTCTGTTTGACGGCAGCCATCCCGACGGGGCCAGGCTTATGAGAGCCGTGCACCGGATTGTGAGTCTGTCCATGGAACGGGAACGGCCCGGCTGGGAACAACTTTTATGGGGCGAGCTTCTCATGGCCTGGCCGGCAGTTCTATGCTGTTTTCGCGGGGAAACGTCCCGGGGGAACGCCAGGTCGAACGAGCGGCTCCAGATGCTTCTTGCATATTTGAACTGCCATTACAGTGAAAAGGTATCGCTCCGGGAGGCGGCAGAGCAGGTGTTTCTCTGTCCGGAGGAATGTGCCCGCTTTTTTAAGAGGATGACAGGGAAGACCATGTTCGGGTATCTGATGGAGTACCGCATTGAAAGGAGCATGGAACTCCTTGGCAGCACGGAGTTTTCCGCTGCCGAAATCGCGGCGCAGACCGGCTTTTCCTCTCAGAGCTATTTTACCGTGTGCTTCCGCAGGCAGACTGGCCTCACACCGAACCAGTACCGCAAAGGCCTCGCCGCCCCTGCCAAAATTTGA
- a CDS encoding stage V sporulation protein AD: protein MQAGKASIVFENPPLLTAAASIVGKKEGEGPLGPYFDKILSGDPMFGKKTWEEAESELQSQTSKLALEKSGLKKEDIRYLFGGDLLAQIIATSFGSVDLELPMFGLYGACSTMGEGIGLASMAVAGGFADHAMVTTSSHFASAEKQFRFPLEYGNQRPYSATWTVTGCGSVILSAAKKGKKKETSLAKVTAITTGKIIDMGIRDSMNMGAAMAMAAVDTILTNFHDLGVDENHYDKIITGDLGQVGKRLLLDFLDKAGHDAESRYMDCGIEIFDAASQDTHAGGSGCGCSASVLCGYILPRIKEGLWKRVLFLPTGALLSTVSFNEGQSVPGIAHAAVLESCEE, encoded by the coding sequence ATGCAGGCAGGAAAAGCAAGCATTGTGTTTGAAAATCCGCCTCTTCTCACAGCGGCGGCATCCATCGTCGGAAAAAAGGAAGGCGAGGGCCCTCTCGGGCCGTATTTTGACAAGATTCTTTCCGGCGATCCCATGTTCGGGAAAAAGACCTGGGAGGAGGCGGAGAGCGAGCTTCAGAGCCAGACGTCGAAGCTTGCGCTGGAAAAGAGCGGCTTAAAGAAAGAGGACATCCGGTATCTGTTCGGCGGTGACCTTTTAGCACAGATCATCGCCACCTCCTTTGGAAGCGTCGATCTGGAACTTCCGATGTTCGGGCTTTACGGCGCATGTTCCACCATGGGAGAGGGCATCGGGCTGGCATCCATGGCTGTGGCCGGCGGCTTCGCAGATCATGCGATGGTGACGACCTCCAGCCATTTTGCCTCAGCGGAAAAACAGTTCCGTTTTCCCCTGGAATACGGGAACCAGCGTCCCTACTCAGCCACCTGGACGGTCACAGGCTGCGGCTCAGTGATTCTTTCGGCGGCCAAAAAGGGGAAGAAAAAAGAGACGTCCCTGGCGAAGGTGACAGCCATCACGACGGGAAAAATCATCGACATGGGCATCCGGGATTCCATGAACATGGGGGCGGCCATGGCGATGGCGGCCGTGGATACGATCCTTACGAACTTCCATGACCTTGGCGTGGACGAGAACCATTACGACAAAATTATCACCGGCGATTTGGGGCAGGTGGGGAAGCGGCTTCTTCTGGACTTCCTAGACAAGGCCGGACATGACGCGGAAAGCCGCTACATGGACTGCGGCATCGAAATCTTTGACGCCGCCAGCCAGGACACCCACGCCGGCGGAAGCGGCTGCGGCTGTTCGGCCTCGGTGCTCTGCGGCTATATTCTCCCGCGGATCAAAGAAGGCCTCTGGAAGCGGGTTCTGTTTCTTCCGACGGGGGCGCTGCTATCCACCGTAAGCTTCAACGAGGGCCAGAGCGTCCCGGGCATCGCCCATGCTGCGGTGCTTGAAAGCTGCGAAGAATGA
- the spoVAE gene encoding stage V sporulation protein AE yields MDYIKAFLVGGILCMLVQILMDKTKLMPGRIMVLLVVSGAILGYLGFYEPFAQWAGAGATVPLSGFGNTLWKGISKAMSEDGFLGIFKGGFTASAVGISGALIFGYLGSLIFKPKMKS; encoded by the coding sequence TTGGATTATATCAAAGCGTTTCTTGTGGGCGGCATCCTCTGCATGCTGGTGCAGATTTTAATGGATAAGACGAAGCTGATGCCGGGCCGGATCATGGTGCTTTTAGTCGTCAGCGGCGCGATTTTAGGATATCTTGGCTTTTATGAACCATTTGCCCAGTGGGCAGGCGCCGGGGCCACGGTACCCTTAAGCGGCTTCGGGAACACCCTCTGGAAAGGGATCTCAAAGGCCATGTCCGAGGACGGCTTCCTCGGGATTTTTAAGGGCGGGTTTACGGCGAGCGCCGTCGGGATTTCCGGCGCCCTGATTTTCGGCTATCTCGGTTCCCTGATTTTTAAGCCGAAGATGAAAAGCTAA
- a CDS encoding helix-turn-helix domain-containing protein — MHKDIFSLRQTMVRPDFECYHYFDIIPPVVDFHEHEFYEVFFFLSGNVSYNIEGRTYLLRPGDILLTDNKDIHRPDIRPGKPYERFVLWIMPSYLSQIAKFGSSLTDCFADASAKKHQLIRPESGLVARLKNILEKIIENRDGKELGSSVLENIYLIEFMVYLNRAYYADSAILPKDITENEKINAVVAYINDHLDEELTLDRLAETFFVSKSYLSHQFKAYTGLTLFQFIIKKRLTVARNMISEGAAMMDACMRCGFNDYSNFHKAFKKEFGRSPKEYKSQ, encoded by the coding sequence ATGCACAAAGATATTTTTTCTCTCCGGCAGACTATGGTTCGTCCGGATTTTGAATGCTACCACTATTTTGATATTATTCCCCCTGTGGTGGACTTTCATGAACATGAATTTTACGAGGTGTTTTTCTTTCTGTCCGGCAATGTCTCCTACAACATCGAGGGGCGCACCTACCTTCTCCGGCCAGGCGACATTCTTTTAACCGACAACAAGGACATCCACCGGCCGGACATCCGGCCAGGAAAGCCTTATGAACGGTTCGTCCTCTGGATCATGCCGTCCTACCTGTCCCAGATTGCGAAATTCGGTTCCAGCCTGACGGACTGCTTCGCCGACGCCAGCGCAAAAAAACACCAGCTCATCCGCCCGGAAAGCGGCCTGGTGGCGCGTCTTAAAAACATTTTAGAGAAGATCATCGAAAACCGGGACGGAAAAGAGCTTGGAAGCAGCGTCCTGGAAAATATCTACCTGATCGAATTTATGGTCTATTTGAACCGGGCTTACTATGCGGACTCTGCGATTCTCCCGAAGGACATCACGGAGAATGAGAAGATCAATGCGGTCGTCGCCTACATCAACGATCATCTGGACGAGGAGCTGACCCTGGACCGGCTTGCGGAGACCTTTTTTGTCAGCAAGTCCTACCTCTCCCACCAGTTCAAGGCGTACACCGGCCTGACGCTGTTCCAGTTCATCATAAAAAAGCGCCTCACCGTGGCCCGCAACATGATCTCCGAAGGCGCCGCCATGATGGATGCCTGTATGCGCTGCGGCTTCAACGACTATTCCAACTTTCACAAGGCCTTTAAAAAGGAATTCGGCCGCAGCCCCAAAGAATATAAAAGCCAGTAA
- the uxuA gene encoding mannonate dehydratase encodes MKMSFRWYGESDPVSLEYISQIPGMRSIVSAVYDVKPGEVWPEESIEKIKKDCEAHGLVFDVVESIPVSEDIKLGTEKRDAHIDAYCENIRRCAKYGVKCVTYNFMPVFDWTRTQLDKKADDGSTSLVMYWDQMKGLDPLTDDINLPGWDASYTQDEVRGLIQAYGKLGEEGLWNNIEVFLKRVIPVAEECGVVMALHPDDPPYPIFGLPRVITCEENLDRYLSIVDSPSNALCLCTGSLGCAKFNDIPAMVRKYSAMGRIGFMHMRNVKIMDDGSFEERAHLSGCGSLDMYEITKALVETGFDGYVRPDHGRMIWGETGKPGYGLYDRALGAAYLNGLFEACEKSWNK; translated from the coding sequence ATGAAAATGTCATTTCGCTGGTATGGGGAGTCGGATCCGGTTTCTCTGGAATACATCTCCCAGATCCCGGGCATGCGCTCCATCGTCTCTGCCGTCTATGACGTGAAGCCGGGCGAGGTGTGGCCCGAGGAGAGCATCGAAAAGATCAAAAAGGACTGCGAGGCCCACGGGCTCGTATTCGATGTGGTGGAGTCCATCCCCGTGTCCGAGGACATCAAGCTCGGAACAGAAAAGAGGGACGCCCATATCGACGCCTACTGTGAGAACATCCGCCGCTGCGCCAAATACGGTGTAAAATGCGTGACCTACAATTTCATGCCGGTTTTTGACTGGACAAGGACACAGCTTGACAAGAAGGCGGACGACGGCTCCACGAGCCTTGTGATGTACTGGGATCAGATGAAGGGATTAGATCCCTTAACGGACGACATCAACCTGCCGGGCTGGGATGCCAGCTACACCCAGGACGAGGTGCGCGGCCTGATCCAGGCATACGGAAAGCTGGGCGAAGAAGGCCTCTGGAACAACATTGAGGTGTTTTTAAAGCGCGTCATCCCGGTGGCCGAGGAGTGCGGCGTCGTCATGGCGCTCCATCCCGACGATCCGCCGTATCCGATTTTCGGACTGCCCCGGGTCATCACCTGTGAGGAGAACCTGGACCGGTACCTTTCCATCGTGGATTCCCCGTCCAACGCCCTCTGCCTCTGCACCGGCTCCTTAGGCTGCGCGAAGTTCAACGACATCCCGGCCATGGTGCGGAAATATTCTGCCATGGGACGCATCGGCTTCATGCACATGCGGAACGTGAAGATCATGGACGACGGTTCCTTTGAGGAGCGGGCCCATCTTTCCGGCTGCGGCTCCCTGGATATGTATGAAATCACGAAAGCCCTCGTGGAGACAGGCTTTGACGGCTATGTGCGGCCGGATCACGGGCGCATGATCTGGGGCGAGACCGGGAAACCGGGCTACGGCCTTTACGACAGGGCCCTGGGAGCTGCCTACTTGAACGGACTTTTTGAAGCATGTGAAAAATCATGGAATAAATAG
- a CDS encoding SDR family oxidoreductase, producing the protein MEKNVLNTDLTGKVCVVTGAGGAICGMFAEKLAAAGGKVAVLDLNEEAAKKVADGITAQGGIAKAYKTNVLDRENLESAHEQILKDLGPCDVLINGAGGNNPRATTDNEFHHEAKDIENCKTFFDLDKSGVEFVFSLNWLGTLLPTQVFAADMIDRNGNILNIASMNAYTPLTKIPAYSGAKAAIVNFTEWLATYFAKSGIRVNAIAPGFFVGNQNRALLFNEDGTPTARTAKILAGTPMGRFGELEELVGAVLFLLNNDAAGFITGVCIPIDGGYAAYSGV; encoded by the coding sequence ATGGAAAAGAATGTACTGAACACAGATCTGACCGGAAAGGTGTGCGTAGTTACAGGTGCAGGCGGAGCCATCTGCGGCATGTTTGCCGAGAAGCTGGCGGCTGCCGGCGGCAAGGTGGCTGTGCTTGATCTCAATGAGGAAGCGGCAAAGAAGGTGGCCGATGGGATCACAGCCCAGGGCGGCATCGCAAAAGCTTATAAGACAAACGTCCTCGACAGGGAAAACCTGGAGTCCGCCCATGAACAGATTTTAAAGGATCTCGGCCCCTGCGATGTGTTAATCAACGGCGCCGGCGGCAACAACCCCCGTGCGACGACGGACAATGAGTTCCATCATGAGGCCAAGGACATCGAAAACTGCAAGACCTTCTTTGACCTGGATAAGTCCGGTGTGGAGTTCGTCTTCTCCTTAAACTGGCTGGGCACGCTGCTTCCGACGCAGGTGTTCGCCGCAGACATGATAGACAGAAATGGAAATATCTTAAACATCGCCTCCATGAACGCCTACACGCCCCTTACGAAAATCCCGGCATACTCCGGCGCAAAGGCGGCCATCGTAAACTTCACCGAGTGGCTGGCAACGTACTTTGCAAAATCCGGTATCCGCGTAAACGCCATTGCCCCCGGCTTCTTTGTGGGAAACCAGAACCGTGCCCTGCTCTTTAACGAGGACGGGACACCGACGGCCAGAACCGCAAAAATCCTGGCGGGAACGCCCATGGGACGGTTCGGCGAGCTGGAAGAACTTGTGGGCGCCGTGCTGTTTTTATTAAACAACGATGCGGCCGGCTTCATCACCGGCGTCTGCATCCCGATTGACGGCGGGTACGCCGCATATTCCGGAGTATAA